The Bradysia coprophila strain Holo2 chromosome IV, BU_Bcop_v1, whole genome shotgun sequence genome includes a region encoding these proteins:
- the LOC119066226 gene encoding cylicin-2-like has translation MVSKLTLSVAVFVCVVASVSARRIYEDLDVAASDDAEVAASDKGKEEWQKKGGGNDHQKHEDSKKGEKGEKGYKGAHEYAKGDKGHHDKEGHKGEYEDEKGHKKKHHDDSDYSHEAKKGEKGEKGHKYEEKGSFSKGHSTKGHHEIHKLDEFKKNKKFFDEDGDEGFDEKYGDFHEEHAHKKGGSHKKGHKKGAHEHGGHGKKGSDHKGSHHSEHKGHKGDKGHDEHHGHKSEHAKKGGSEHHKKYGHKKGKGGH, from the exons ATGGTGTCAAAGTTGACCCTGAGTGTTGcggtttttgtttgtgttgtgGCTAGTGTCAGTGCTCGACGCATCTATGAAGATTTAGACGTTGCTGCATCCGACGATGCGGAAGTAGCTGCATCCGATAAGGGAAAAGAAGAATGGCAAAAGAAAGGTGGAGGGAATGATCATCAGAAGCATGAAGATTCAAAGAAAGGCGAGAAGGGCGAGAAAGGTTACAAAGGGGCGCATGAATATGCTAAGGGCGATAAGGGACATCACGATAAAGAAGGCCATAAGGGAGAATATGAAGATGAAAAGGGTCACAAAAAGAAACACCACGACGACAGTGACTACTCTCATGAGGCTAAAAAAGGTGAGAAAGGCGAAAAAGGACATAAGTACGAAGAAAAGGGAAGCTTTAGCAAGGGTCACTCGACGAAGGGACATCATGAAATTCACAAATTAGACGAGTTCAAGAAGAACAAGAAATTCTTTGATGAAGACGGTGATGAAGGATTCGACGAAAAGTACGGTGACTTCCATGAAGAACATGCGCATAAAAAAGGCGGCTCACATAAAAAAGGACACAAGAAGGGTGCTCATGAGCACGGCGGACACG GCAAAAAAGGAAGCGATCATAAAGGCTCTCACCACTCAGAACATAAAGGCCACAAGGGCGATAAAGGACATGATGAACACCACGGTCACAAGTCTGAACACGCCAAGAAGG GCGGAAGTGAACATCACAAAAAGTATGGacacaaaaaaggaaaaggaGGTCACTAA